The window CTTACTTTTGCAGATTATGTTACTAAACTTAAAGCAGTGTGTGTAAAGTGTGGTCAGGATGCTCATTTTACTCAAAGGTTAATAGATGATAAAATAGCTAGATTTGATGATCCTGTAATTATAGTAGGAGCTCAAGAAAGATATCAATCAAGATGTAGAGCTTGCTTTATTTTAGATAACAAATATTGGACAGAGATTAAGAGGTTATGAGTAAAAAGGTTATATTATATATCTGTAAAAATTGTGCTTATCAAACAGTAAAATGGTTAGGATGTTGTCCTGAATGTAAACAATGGAATACGCTTGAGTTAAAGGATCAAGGTAAATTTACAGAGCCTAATTCTTTAAGATTATATAATTTACTCGATATAGAATCGAAATCTATGGAAAGAATGACATCGGGGGTAAAGGAGTGGGATAGGGTAACTGGCTCAGGTCTTGTAAGAGCGAGTTTTGTTGTTTTAACTGGTGACCCTGGCATTGGAAAATCAACTTTATTAATACAAATTGCTTATAAATTGTCAGAAAGATATAAAACTTATTATTTCTCTTCTGAGGAGTCTTTAGAACAGGTTAAACTCCGATCTCAACGTCTTAACTGTATTAGTAGCAATTTGTTGTTTTCCGATGAAGCAGATCTTGACAATATAATTAATTTTTCCAAAGATAATAAGCCTGATTTAATTATTATAGATTCTATTCAAAATTGCTTTTTAAAAGAAACTAATAATACTCCTGGTAGCATTAATATGCTTAAAGAATCAGCATTTAAATTGATGCGTCTTGCTAAAGAAAATGATATAACAGTTATAATTAGTGGGCATATAACCAAAGAAGGTATTATTGCAGGTCCTAAGATGTTAGAGCACATGGTTGATGCTGTATTTTATTTACAAGCAGAAGACTGTTGGCAGACAAGGATACTTAGGTCTGTTAAAAATCGTTTTGGAACAGTAAATGAAATTGGATTTTTTCAAATGGGATCAAATGGTCTTGAAGAAGTATCTAATATAAATCAACAATTACTTCAAGATACTTCCAATAATCCTGGTTCAGTGCTTATAAGTTTTATAGAAGGTTCACGGCCATTATTGATCGAATTACAAGCTTTAGTATTATCTACAAAATATGGAATAGCGCAAAGAGTTGTATCAGGAATAGATCAGACTCAAATAGTATTAATTGCTGCCATTTTAGAGAAATATCTTCAGATTAAATTTAGTTCTCAAGACATATTTTTTAAAATAAGTGGTGGTTTTAAAATTAAAGGAAGTGCTTGTGATTTAGGTATAGCTTTAGCTTTGCTTTCTAGCTATTTTCAAAAACCTTTGCCTGAAAAAATTCTAGCTCTAGGTGAGATAAGTTTAACTGGTCAAATTAAACCGATAAACTTTATTAATTTATATGCTTCAGAATCTGAAAAGTTTGGTATTAATACTTTATTGATATCTAGTAATCAAAAAATAGAAACCAATGCCAAAACTATAAGATTTGTTAGTGTTTATGAACTTTTGTCACTTTTTGATTAAAAAATAAGACAGGTTTTAATTATACCTATCTTATTTTTTAATTTAATTATTAGCCAAGAGAGCCATAAATTTTTAACAATACAGCTAAGTTTAAAAATTTACCTGTATTATTTATAAAATTTGAAATAGAACTGTTATTATTATTATAATTAATAATAATGTTTGGATTTGCACCTGCAATAATTAATTTAGCAGCTTCTATCTCTTTTTCTTTAGTGTATTGGCTTTCTAAAATACTTTTTAATTTTCTATTTAATTCTTGTTGGGTAAGTGACGATTCATTAGGAGCAAAAACCTCTTTTGCTACTTCTTTTGCATTATATATTAATTGAGGATATCTTGAAAGTTCTGCTTCCATTGAATGAAATGGATTAAATATACTATTATATTGAATTAAAGTTGTTAAAGTTGTATGAAGAACATCATTGATCGGTTCATGTTTTACTGGTTCTATATCTTCTTCTCGTCTTCTTTTTTTAGTACTTTCTTTTTGTTCGGTATCCGTTTGCATTGTTATAATTTGAGTTGATATATTCATAAACATAAAAAAACTTAAAATTTTAAATATAGTTTTCATATTATTATCCTAAACATTAAATCATTAGACTTCTATTGATATAAATAAATATACTATTTGAAATTTAAAAAATCAATAGAAAGTCTAGATTAACATATTGTCCTTAAGCGCGGATTGATTTTTTTGACTTTTGGTATTCTTGATTTATTTTAACTTCGTAAGGATTGATAAAGATTCTATGTATTGCTTTTATTGCTTCTAAACCTTTACTATCTACTAATTTGGTATTATCAGTTTTATTAATCATTATAAATGGAAATCTTATATTTTTAAGTTTAACTATTGAGATTAATAATGGATTATCAGATAATGCGTCATGTAAAAATAGCAAAGTTCCCTCATTTGGATTTTTTATGTAACACTCATCAAAGTTTGAATGTAACATCTTAAATAGTTCTGTAATTTCTGATTTTATATATTTATTAATCAAATTTATAGCTTGATTATAAATTATGCTATAGTTAAGTTCTTCATTCTCATTTTCTTTTTCAAGTTTTTTTAATATTTTATTTAAATATTTAAGAACTTTATCTTTTAAATCTTGATTTTCTATTTGTTCTTCAATCGTTTCTACTAGAGTTTGTCTCAAATGATCTAAATCTTGAAAAAAATCGTTAGTTAGATCTTTTTGTTTATAAAATAGAATATAAGGAGTAGCATATGGTTTTTCTTCAGCATTTAGTAAATTTTTCAGTTCCTCTTCTGTTAGAGGTTTTCCTATTTTATGATCATCGCAATGATACCATAAGTTTTCTTTTTTAATATACGTAGTATAGTGTACTGCTGATCCATGATGCATCATGATTGAAGTGAGTTCATATTTTGTATGAATGTTAAGTTCTTCTGATTTTAAATAGGGATCAATATCAAATTCAAAAGGAAAATCTATTTTATCAAATATTTTTCTTTGGTCATTTAAATATCGTTTTAAATTTATGATTAAAACTTTAGGTAAAGAAGTAAAATAACTAATAGCGGGTACATTTATTAATTTTTCTTTACTCTCAGTTGTATATTCGTCTATTTCTTCTTTAAGATAACTTTGTTCAAGAGCTGCATACATATCTTTAAAAACTTCATAATTATCAACTTTTAAAGAATTTATTTTATAAATTGGTAGCTCTATACTTGCAATAAATTGATCTTCCTGAGGTTGAATTTTAGAGATTATCTCGTTTGTTTCAGGATGTAACATATTTTTTTCAATCTGAAAGCCTAATATTCGTTTTAAATTTTTTAAATCGCTTAATTGCTCATCAGTTAACAGTTCTTTGGGGACAACTAAATCTTTCTGATTTAGGTGTTCTATAAATGACATTAAGAGTTCTTGGGCATCACCTGTGTTATATTTGGGAAACTGTTTTTTTATAACAACTTTATCTTGATTTTGATCATAAATTTCATGCTCAATAGACCAAATTTGATTGCATAAAATACTTAAATTTTCATCACTATTATGTTCTAAGAAGTCGATTAATGCTCTTGAAAGGGTATTTTCATTATAAAGATCTTTTAACGATATTATAGTATCTTTTAAACAAAAAATATTGTTTATCGATTGCAATAAGGCATTAATAAAGCAAGTATTACCTAAATTTTTAAGTTTTATTGATTCGCTTGTAGGTTCTTCTATACATTTAATATCTAAATTATTTTTAAGATTTGCAAAATTTATTGGATATAATCCTAACGTTCTATTGAAATCTACTACTTGGAGTTTATTATTTAAAGTTTGAGTAATAATATTTTCTTTATTTACATTTGATAAATCGATTGTATTAATATTTAATATAGGATGAGTTAAGGTCTCGTTTAATTTGTCAAAAGAATCATATTTTTTACTTATAATATTTTGAAATAATAGATTATTGTTACTGGTTATATATTGAGAACCAAGCATTTTGTTAAATAGATAAATATTTTTTAAATATAGTTTTTGATGAAAATCTAAGACATGATCTGTTGAATTAAAAATTAATCTTCTAATTTCTGTTTCTATAGCTTCAAAAAGCTGTTCAGCTTCATAAAGACTTATTATACTTTGTGATTTGAAATTATAAAATTGTTTTTTTATATTATTTAAGAATTCTTCCTCTAATTTTAGATTATAATATAAAATTGTTTTTGTTAAGCTTTCGCTTGAATTGTTATGAATTGAATTGAATTCTAACCAATTTGTTGAACAACCCATTCCAAGTAGTGTTGCTAACGTTACTATACCATTAAAAATATTCATAATAAAACCTCCATTGAATAATTAGTATAATAATATTATAATCGAAATTTAATATAAATAAAGGGCTAATATATTATAATTTTTATTATTCAATATATTTTATATATAGTTTATTGATCTCTTAAGTGAGGTTTTATAAAAAAATTATGTAATTTTTTTATAATTTTTAAAGTATTATTGTCAAAATTGTATTTTTTTGCATTATGATTTATAAGCATAATTGGTGAGGAGAGATTTTGCATTTTAACAATTGATATTAATACTGGATTAGAAGGATAATTAATTAAGAAATGTATAGCTCCTTCGTTATTTTTTTTTATATAAGTATGATTAAAATATAAGTGTAATTTTTTAAAGAATTTTTTAGATTCTTTTTTTATTTTATTATTCAATCGATTTATGATCTGATATATATCAGTATTATTTTTAATTAAATTTTCCAAATGGTTTAGTAATATATTTCTTAAATATGGATTTTCTATTTCTAAGTTAATAGTTCTTTCAATCTCAGCCTTTATATTGTCTGATGATTCTTTTTGCTCATAAAATAAAATATATGGTGTAGCATAAGATGTTTTTGAGGTACTTAATAATCTCTTTAGCTCACCTTCTGTTAATATTTCTACCTTACGATCATCATTATAGTGATACCATAGATCTCCTTTTTTTACATAGGCTGTATAATGTCTATCTTCTCCATGATGCATAATAATTGAATTAAGCTTATAAATCGTTTGGGTAAATTGATATGGTAATTCACAATAAGGCGACATATCAAGTTCAAATGGAAAATCTACATTATTATATATTTTTTTGTAGCCTTTATATCGACCTTTATTATCATAGTATGTAAAGTATCTTTCTAAGCTTATAATTAATACTTTAGGTAAAGATATTAATCTGGTAATTTCAGGGGCATCTATCAAATTTATATTTTGTTCTTCATCATTATAGTTCGGGGTTATTCCTCTGAAATATTTCTCTTTCAAAGCACTATTGATATCTTTATATATTTCTAAATCATTTATTGTTTTAGGCTTTTCAATTTTGGTTTTAGATATTGATAACACTATACTTGAGCGAATGTCGCGAGGAGTTTCCACTTTTACTTCTTGGGTTTTCGGATCTAAAAGTTTAGTTTTTACTTTAAAGTGAAAAAGATTTTTTAACTCTATAGGTTTGCTGTCAATCAAATCCTCATCTGTTAAATTATTTATTAAGCTATTAATTAACTCTAAAGAATCAGCAATTTCACCGTTAGCAAATTCAGGTCTAAGAAAATGAATTTTTTGGCGTAATTTTACTAATTTGTGATTTAAATGTTTATTATCTGAGTGTAAAAAATCGATTAAAGCTTTTGAAATAGAATTATGTTTATATGAATTTTCTAAAGAAATAATAGTATCTCTTAATACTGAAATATTCTTTATTGATTGTAATAAAGCATTAATAAAACAGGTATTACCTAAATTTGTAAGGCCTTTTAATTGTTGTGATTTCTCTCTAGGGAAATTATTTGATAGATTAGAGAAATGTTTAGGATATATGCCTAATATATTATTAAAATTTATAATATGTACTTTATTATTTGTTATATTATTGAAATCTAAATCTCTTATTTGTAACACATTAAGTGCAAATTCAGGATTTTGCAAAAACTCTTCAATATTATTAAACTTATTTTTTAAAATTTCTTTAAAAAATAAGTTTATATCATTGATAATTTTAGGACAACTTGAACTTGAGTTAAAATAATAAGTATTGTTGAATTCAATTGAAAAATCTATAATAGAATTTTTAGACCCTAATATTTTTTTTCTAATCTTTTGTTCTATAATGTCTTTAATTTCTTTTGCTTCATCTATGCTAATTTTACCCTGAACACTTAGATTTTTAGAATAGTTTATTACTTTTTTAAAGCAATCTTCTTCTAATTGTAAATTATAATGTGATTTTACTTCAACTATCCTTTTTTTTATATAAAGTTCAATTTTGTTAATATCTATTCTTAATGAGCTTCCTACTCCTATTAAGGTAGCTAAAGTTGTTAAATATCTAAAAGCGGTTTTCATATTAAGCCTTTTATTAGTGAATAAAGATAGCTAAGTTTTTATACACTTAAAATCGATAATAGGTTTCTGATCTATTTCAAAATTGAATTATTCTAGGGAACTAAAAATCAAAATCTACGCTTTTAAATGAATAGTTTGCTTTATATATTTTATAGCTCATTTACCGTTTTAACAAATGATATTTTTTATAAATTGA of the Candidatus Babela massiliensis genome contains:
- the radA gene encoding DNA repair protein RadA — encoded protein: MSKKVILYICKNCAYQTVKWLGCCPECKQWNTLELKDQGKFTEPNSLRLYNLLDIESKSMERMTSGVKEWDRVTGSGLVRASFVVLTGDPGIGKSTLLIQIAYKLSERYKTYYFSSEESLEQVKLRSQRLNCISSNLLFSDEADLDNIINFSKDNKPDLIIIDSIQNCFLKETNNTPGSINMLKESAFKLMRLAKENDITVIISGHITKEGIIAGPKMLEHMVDAVFYLQAEDCWQTRILRSVKNRFGTVNEIGFFQMGSNGLEEVSNINQQLLQDTSNNPGSVLISFIEGSRPLLIELQALVLSTKYGIAQRVVSGIDQTQIVLIAAILEKYLQIKFSSQDIFFKISGGFKIKGSACDLGIALALLSSYFQKPLPEKILALGEISLTGQIKPINFINLYASESEKFGINTLLISSNQKIETNAKTIRFVSVYELLSLFD
- a CDS encoding ubiquitin carboxyl-terminal hydrolase yields the protein MNIFNGIVTLATLLGMGCSTNWLEFNSIHNNSSESLTKTILYYNLKLEEEFLNNIKKQFYNFKSQSIISLYEAEQLFEAIETEIRRLIFNSTDHVLDFHQKLYLKNIYLFNKMLGSQYITSNNNLLFQNIISKKYDSFDKLNETLTHPILNINTIDLSNVNKENIITQTLNNKLQVVDFNRTLGLYPINFANLKNNLDIKCIEEPTSESIKLKNLGNTCFINALLQSINNIFCLKDTIISLKDLYNENTLSRALIDFLEHNSDENLSILCNQIWSIEHEIYDQNQDKVVIKKQFPKYNTGDAQELLMSFIEHLNQKDLVVPKELLTDEQLSDLKNLKRILGFQIEKNMLHPETNEIISKIQPQEDQFIASIELPIYKINSLKVDNYEVFKDMYAALEQSYLKEEIDEYTTESKEKLINVPAISYFTSLPKVLIINLKRYLNDQRKIFDKIDFPFEFDIDPYLKSEELNIHTKYELTSIMMHHGSAVHYTTYIKKENLWYHCDDHKIGKPLTEEELKNLLNAEEKPYATPYILFYKQKDLTNDFFQDLDHLRQTLVETIEEQIENQDLKDKVLKYLNKILKKLEKENENEELNYSIIYNQAINLINKYIKSEITELFKMLHSNFDECYIKNPNEGTLLFLHDALSDNPLLISIVKLKNIRFPFIMINKTDNTKLVDSKGLEAIKAIHRIFINPYEVKINQEYQKSKKSIRA
- a CDS encoding ubiquitin carboxyl-terminal hydrolase — protein: MKTAFRYLTTLATLIGVGSSLRIDINKIELYIKKRIVEVKSHYNLQLEEDCFKKVINYSKNLSVQGKISIDEAKEIKDIIEQKIRKKILGSKNSIIDFSIEFNNTYYFNSSSSCPKIINDINLFFKEILKNKFNNIEEFLQNPEFALNVLQIRDLDFNNITNNKVHIINFNNILGIYPKHFSNLSNNFPREKSQQLKGLTNLGNTCFINALLQSIKNISVLRDTIISLENSYKHNSISKALIDFLHSDNKHLNHKLVKLRQKIHFLRPEFANGEIADSLELINSLINNLTDEDLIDSKPIELKNLFHFKVKTKLLDPKTQEVKVETPRDIRSSIVLSISKTKIEKPKTINDLEIYKDINSALKEKYFRGITPNYNDEEQNINLIDAPEITRLISLPKVLIISLERYFTYYDNKGRYKGYKKIYNNVDFPFELDMSPYCELPYQFTQTIYKLNSIIMHHGEDRHYTAYVKKGDLWYHYNDDRKVEILTEGELKRLLSTSKTSYATPYILFYEQKESSDNIKAEIERTINLEIENPYLRNILLNHLENLIKNNTDIYQIINRLNNKIKKESKKFFKKLHLYFNHTYIKKNNEGAIHFLINYPSNPVLISIVKMQNLSSPIMLINHNAKKYNFDNNTLKIIKKLHNFFIKPHLRDQ